In the Bradyrhizobium guangzhouense genome, one interval contains:
- a CDS encoding DnaJ C-terminal domain-containing protein: MKDPYETLGVTRTATEKEIKNAFKKLARKFHPDLHPGDKEAEARFKAISAANDLLKDKEKRRRFDAGEIDASGAERPQERFYRDFADGPGYTTHAAQDGFDSNEDLEEFLARAFAGSGQRSEGAFRARGQDVSYVLPVAFLDAASGATRTITLPDGKTLEVTVPEGAEDRQMLRLKGQGMRGYGGGPPGDAYVELHIQPHPFFHRKDDNIHVQVPVTLREAVLGGKIEVPTITQPVTVTVPKGSNSGTMLRLRERGIRNRKSGQRGHQLIELKVILPTAEEPELVRFLEQWRPINSQDPRKEMEP; the protein is encoded by the coding sequence ATGAAAGACCCTTACGAGACGCTTGGCGTGACCCGAACCGCGACCGAGAAGGAAATCAAGAACGCCTTCAAGAAGCTCGCGCGCAAATTTCATCCTGACCTGCATCCGGGCGACAAGGAGGCAGAGGCCAGGTTCAAGGCCATCTCGGCTGCCAACGATCTGCTCAAGGACAAGGAGAAGCGGCGGCGATTTGACGCCGGTGAGATCGACGCCAGCGGTGCAGAGCGGCCGCAGGAGCGTTTCTATCGCGACTTCGCGGACGGGCCTGGCTACACCACCCATGCCGCACAGGATGGATTTGACAGCAACGAAGATCTTGAAGAGTTCCTGGCAAGAGCGTTTGCCGGCAGTGGGCAACGATCAGAGGGAGCATTCCGCGCGCGCGGTCAGGATGTGAGCTATGTGCTGCCGGTCGCCTTCCTGGACGCCGCCAGCGGTGCCACGCGGACCATCACGCTGCCGGACGGCAAGACCCTGGAGGTAACTGTCCCCGAGGGCGCCGAGGACCGCCAGATGCTGCGGCTGAAAGGCCAGGGAATGCGTGGCTATGGCGGCGGGCCGCCAGGCGATGCCTATGTCGAGTTGCACATCCAGCCGCATCCGTTCTTTCATCGCAAGGATGACAACATCCATGTCCAAGTACCCGTGACCCTGCGGGAAGCGGTGCTGGGAGGCAAAATCGAGGTACCGACAATCACTCAACCCGTGACCGTGACGGTGCCAAAGGGTTCGAATTCCGGCACCATGCTGCGGCTGCGCGAAAGAGGGATCCGCAACCGAAAGTCTGGGCAGCGCGGACATCAATTGATCGAGCTGAAGGTCATCCTTCCCACGGCCGAGGAGCCCGAATTGGTACGATTTCTGGAACAATGGCGGCCGATAAACTCTCAGGATCCACGCAAGGAGATGGAGCCATGA
- a CDS encoding thiamine pyrophosphate-binding protein, giving the protein MLKQPNGNVASYLIARLEELGIEHLFNVPGSYCRGFLAELAKKSGLKAIFTTYEMEAAYAADAYARIKGYGAMCSTYGVGALSALNGVVGAFVERCPVVVINGSPSASQLDLEIDYGIMFQHSTGQLKTDLTIYSQTTVATAVIERAEEAPDKIDEVLIACMTRRRPVYIEISQDLWEQSCALPVGRLSAALSIVNADSLSECLDDAMARLAGAQRPVLWVGEELDRWRLHQECADLLRASGLAYVTTLAGKSVLAETTRGFLGVYDRRFATPDLQEFVERADFVIALGTTITDFVGDIVAKDYGSMILASQGGVRIGHHIYSDVSLRDFIVGLTQRLGGHADAPPAWETASKRQAADVPSGDSPMTFDLLFARMPDFVRGKIVIADTGLSLFGSAGLPIVDRQGFLSQSIWMSIGYSLGASVGAACAGAKRPVVFVGDAAFREGPQALSTLVQYKLPAVICVMNNGIMGIQQFMGHPRFYDSPHGQPDGHNVLRRWDYCALAGAFGARYASARTLAEFDQALRLAAELTDVPILIDVMLDERDIPSVIRHTIGRTAPEAVQANFEAPLLRRIVP; this is encoded by the coding sequence ATGCTTAAACAGCCCAACGGCAACGTGGCGTCCTATCTGATTGCCCGGCTAGAGGAGCTTGGCATCGAACATCTGTTCAACGTACCCGGCAGCTATTGTCGTGGATTTCTTGCGGAGCTTGCCAAGAAATCCGGGCTGAAGGCCATCTTCACGACATATGAGATGGAAGCCGCGTACGCAGCCGACGCCTATGCCCGCATCAAGGGGTATGGCGCGATGTGCAGCACTTATGGCGTCGGTGCGTTGAGTGCGCTCAATGGCGTCGTCGGGGCTTTCGTCGAACGCTGTCCGGTCGTCGTTATCAACGGAAGTCCTTCTGCAAGTCAGCTCGATCTTGAGATCGACTACGGCATCATGTTCCAGCATTCGACGGGTCAGCTCAAGACGGACCTGACGATCTATTCGCAGACGACGGTGGCAACAGCCGTGATCGAGCGGGCGGAAGAAGCGCCAGACAAGATCGACGAGGTTCTGATCGCCTGCATGACGCGTCGGCGCCCTGTCTACATCGAAATCAGTCAGGATCTATGGGAGCAATCCTGTGCATTGCCGGTGGGCAGGCTCAGCGCTGCGTTATCGATCGTCAATGCAGACTCGCTGTCGGAATGCCTCGACGATGCAATGGCGCGGCTCGCCGGCGCGCAGCGTCCCGTGTTGTGGGTCGGCGAAGAGCTCGATCGCTGGCGATTGCATCAGGAATGTGCGGACCTGTTGCGCGCGAGCGGGCTCGCCTATGTCACCACCCTGGCCGGAAAATCGGTGCTGGCCGAGACCACGAGGGGATTCCTCGGCGTGTATGATCGCCGGTTCGCGACGCCCGATCTTCAGGAGTTTGTCGAGAGAGCCGATTTTGTCATTGCACTGGGCACCACGATCACCGATTTCGTCGGAGACATAGTCGCGAAAGACTACGGCAGCATGATCCTCGCTTCGCAGGGTGGGGTCCGCATCGGACATCATATCTACAGCGACGTCAGCCTCAGGGATTTCATCGTTGGGCTGACGCAGCGATTGGGAGGTCATGCCGACGCTCCACCCGCTTGGGAAACGGCATCGAAGCGTCAGGCCGCCGACGTCCCATCTGGCGATTCACCCATGACTTTCGATCTTCTCTTCGCTCGCATGCCGGATTTCGTGCGGGGCAAGATTGTGATCGCGGACACCGGCCTTTCGCTCTTTGGATCCGCTGGACTGCCGATCGTCGATCGGCAGGGATTTTTGTCGCAATCGATCTGGATGTCGATCGGATACAGCCTCGGAGCTTCGGTCGGCGCGGCCTGTGCCGGCGCCAAGCGGCCGGTCGTGTTCGTGGGAGATGCCGCCTTTCGGGAGGGGCCACAGGCCCTCTCCACGCTGGTTCAGTACAAGCTGCCCGCCGTGATCTGCGTGATGAACAACGGGATCATGGGGATTCAGCAGTTCATGGGCCATCCGCGATTCTACGATAGCCCGCACGGCCAGCCGGACGGTCACAATGTGCTCCGTCGCTGGGATTACTGCGCGTTAGCTGGCGCTTTTGGTGCACGATATGCAAGCGCCAGAACCCTGGCCGAATTCGACCAGGCGCTGCGACTGGCAGCTGAGCTGACCGACGTGCCGATCTTGATCGATGTCATGCTCGATGAACGGGATATCCCGAGCGTGATCCGTCACACCATCGGGCGCACCGCTCCCGAGGCGGTTCAGGCGAATTTCGAGGCGCCGCTGCTGCGACGCATCGTGCCTTGA
- a CDS encoding S10 family peptidase encodes MSAMPFEEQPSDPPLLDTVIYGARKEDSITDTTEASVATQHELTVGGVTLEYTARAGHLVTVDLYSGQPAAKLFYVAFTANVPNQKERPVTFFYNGGPGSSSVYLLLGSFGPRRIRTSMPDFTPPAPYALEDNQDTLLDHSDLVFINPVGTGYSAAIAPNKNKDFWGVDQDAGCIKQFIKRYLTVFQRWNSPKFLFGESYGTPRTCVLTWMLHEDGVDLNGVVLQSSILDYSKASNPIGTLPTLAADAHYWKKVATKPPPKDLPSFMESVEAFARGPYAKALSEYPKIKPELLETLSEILGIPPATLRHWKLNPAADDATPFLTSLRRDEGYAIGSYDGRNYADEEGIAGAISPDSGNNDPTITAIGGVYTTMWNVYLNEELKYTSVSPFLDSNDEAFKNWDFRHIDPTGAHKGGPDSLYTAGDLAAAMSLNPNLKVFSANGYYDAVTPFFQTKLNFEQMPLKGPHTAERIEIRNYGSGHMVYLDNESRAAMKADLANFYQPPPPTAAAAARSVQQAGKIHSTRVRRRMSRTPY; translated from the coding sequence ATGAGCGCAATGCCTTTTGAAGAACAGCCATCGGACCCGCCGCTTCTCGATACGGTCATCTATGGTGCGCGCAAGGAAGACTCGATAACGGACACGACCGAGGCATCAGTCGCCACTCAACACGAGCTCACCGTCGGTGGGGTGACACTCGAATACACTGCCAGGGCAGGCCATCTGGTTACGGTCGACCTGTACAGCGGGCAGCCGGCTGCGAAGCTGTTCTACGTGGCATTCACGGCCAATGTTCCAAATCAGAAAGAGCGCCCCGTCACGTTCTTCTACAACGGAGGGCCGGGTTCCTCGTCGGTCTACCTCCTGCTCGGTTCGTTCGGCCCACGGCGCATCAGGACGAGCATGCCGGACTTCACGCCGCCCGCGCCCTACGCCTTGGAAGACAATCAGGATACTCTCCTGGACCATTCGGATCTCGTCTTCATCAATCCCGTCGGCACCGGCTACTCGGCAGCGATCGCGCCGAACAAGAACAAGGATTTCTGGGGGGTAGACCAGGACGCCGGATGCATAAAGCAGTTCATCAAGCGCTACCTGACCGTCTTTCAGCGCTGGAATTCGCCAAAGTTCCTTTTCGGCGAGTCATACGGCACGCCCAGAACCTGCGTCCTCACCTGGATGTTGCATGAGGACGGTGTCGATTTGAACGGCGTCGTCCTGCAATCCTCCATCCTCGACTATTCCAAGGCGAGCAATCCGATCGGGACACTGCCGACGTTGGCGGCCGACGCGCACTATTGGAAAAAGGTCGCCACCAAGCCTCCTCCCAAGGATCTTCCGTCCTTCATGGAGTCAGTGGAGGCATTCGCCCGCGGTCCTTACGCGAAGGCGCTGTCCGAGTATCCAAAGATCAAGCCGGAACTTCTAGAAACCCTCAGCGAAATCCTCGGGATTCCGCCTGCGACACTGCGTCATTGGAAATTGAATCCTGCCGCCGACGACGCGACGCCATTTCTGACGAGCCTGCGCCGGGACGAAGGCTATGCGATCGGGTCCTACGATGGGCGCAACTATGCGGACGAAGAAGGAATTGCCGGCGCAATTTCCCCGGATTCCGGGAACAACGACCCGACGATCACGGCGATCGGCGGCGTCTATACCACGATGTGGAACGTCTATCTCAATGAAGAGCTGAAATACACTTCGGTATCGCCGTTCCTGGACTCAAACGATGAGGCCTTCAAAAACTGGGATTTCCGCCATATCGATCCAACGGGCGCACACAAGGGCGGACCCGATTCTCTCTACACAGCCGGCGATCTTGCCGCGGCCATGTCGCTCAACCCGAATTTGAAAGTATTTTCAGCCAACGGTTACTACGACGCTGTGACGCCGTTCTTCCAGACGAAACTGAATTTCGAGCAGATGCCGCTCAAGGGCCCACATACGGCCGAGCGGATAGAGATCCGAAATTATGGCTCGGGTCACATGGTCTATCTCGACAATGAGTCGCGGGCGGCGATGAAGGCCGACCTGGCCAATTTCTACCAGCCGCCACCGCCGACTGCGGCTGCGGCTGCACGATCAGTTCAGCAGGCCGGAAAAATTCACAGCACGCGCGTTCGTAGGCGGATGAGCCGCACTCCGTACTAG
- a CDS encoding LysR family transcriptional regulator, with protein MTTAALYQAANGVREATARRQFPTYLFFYHCASLALAALPGTRYKFSMLDKKCTGDLDWEDVRYFAALARHRSLSATARALRVNHATVSRRVARLEALLGRALFERRAEGYVLTADGRAVLEEATVMDSAALSVLRRLDAGVELSGLVRVTAGRSLAEGFLIDRLDGLHGRHPGIDLELIGEVRLLSLARREADIALRFGHPKGSELAGRRVGTIYFGLYVAAGLHAEPDALTRLPLIGFDREADSIAEAEWLERHFPGRRFALRANSQIAQAAAARAGFGIALLPRYLADNDRQLAEIDFDAPMLERELWLLIRPDLTKVPRVRAVADYLVEIFRRERQRFAGHSQAVESEALEVQPADEGAPGA; from the coding sequence ATGACGACGGCCGCCCTTTATCAAGCGGCGAACGGCGTGCGCGAGGCGACGGCTCGTCGCCAGTTTCCCACCTACCTTTTTTTCTACCATTGCGCGAGTTTAGCCCTCGCCGCTTTGCCGGGAACTCGCTATAAATTCTCTATGCTTGATAAGAAATGCACAGGCGACCTCGACTGGGAAGACGTTCGCTATTTCGCGGCGCTGGCGCGACATCGTTCGCTGTCCGCCACCGCCCGCGCGCTTCGCGTCAATCATGCAACGGTGTCCCGCCGGGTTGCTCGTCTCGAGGCGCTGCTGGGACGCGCCTTGTTCGAGCGCCGCGCCGAGGGCTACGTACTCACGGCCGACGGCAGAGCAGTGCTGGAAGAAGCGACCGTCATGGACAGTGCCGCGCTCTCGGTTCTGCGGCGCCTCGATGCGGGCGTGGAGCTCAGTGGCCTCGTGCGGGTCACCGCCGGGCGCAGCCTGGCGGAAGGATTTCTGATCGACCGACTGGACGGGCTGCATGGACGCCATCCGGGGATAGATCTCGAGCTCATTGGAGAGGTCAGGCTCCTGAGCCTGGCCCGAAGGGAGGCCGACATCGCTTTGCGATTTGGTCACCCCAAGGGCAGCGAGCTCGCGGGCCGACGTGTCGGCACGATCTACTTTGGTTTGTATGTCGCAGCCGGCCTGCACGCTGAACCGGACGCGCTGACGCGATTGCCCCTCATTGGCTTCGACAGAGAGGCCGACTCGATCGCGGAGGCCGAGTGGCTTGAACGACACTTCCCCGGGCGCCGTTTCGCACTCCGCGCCAACAGCCAGATAGCGCAAGCTGCCGCGGCACGAGCAGGCTTTGGAATTGCACTGCTGCCACGCTATCTCGCCGACAATGATCGGCAGCTTGCCGAGATCGACTTCGACGCGCCGATGCTCGAGCGCGAGCTCTGGCTTCTTATCCGCCCCGACCTGACGAAAGTGCCTCGTGTCCGCGCGGTCGCCGACTATCTCGTCGAGATTTTCCGCCGCGAAAGGCAGCGCTTCGCAGGGCATTCCCAAGCCGTAGAGAGTGAGGCATTGGAGGTACAGCCGGCAGACGAAGGAGCGCCGGGAGCATGA
- the ppsA gene encoding phosphoenolpyruvate synthase has translation MSGYIRSFLEIGLGDVGLVGGKTASLGELHSALASQGVAVPNGFAITADAYREALSRDGVADELHRLLDGIDKSKIKQLASKAAKAREIIYRAMDTPLLREQIVDAYRKLEREAGSGVAVAVRSSATAEDLPTASFAGQHESFLNVRGPKDLFEACRRCFASIFTDRAISYRIDNGFDHFKVALSVAVMKMVRSDLAASGVIFTLDTESGFREVVFITGCYGLGETIVQGQVDPDEFYVHKPTLSQGYRHVLRRRLGAKQIRMIYGKRGGEHATLTRNVPDAERRKFCISDQDVLSLAESAVLIEAHYSKHAGVAMPMDIEWAKDGADGTLYIIQARPETVASRRAADVYETYYLKGRGSNIVTGRAVGEKIASGRTRRVVTARDLAAFRPGEILVAPATSPDWEPVMKTAAGIITDKGGRTCHAAIIARELGIPAVVGTTLATEKIKTGTEVTICCAEGEVGSVYEGKIAFDVTRTPVSELRRPRTAIMVNVGTPEMAFRTAMQPQAGVGLARMEFIISEHIGVHPMALLKPDKVKSAKARAEIARLVKGFTSPADFFVQRLAEGVGTIAAAFYPKPVIVRLSDFKTNEYASLIGGEGFEPREENPMLGFRGASRYSHPAYAEGFALECAALRRVRNEMGLSNLRIMVPFCRTVEEARRVIATMAANGLQRGEDGLEIYVMCEIPNNVIQVDAFAQLFDGFSIGSNDLTQLTLGVDRDSDIVAFDFDERDPGMLEMFRQAVVGAKRNGRHIGICGEAPANYPEIARYLTGLGIDSISVNPSSVFRTMAVVADAEADLQRSPA, from the coding sequence ATGTCCGGATATATCAGATCTTTCCTCGAAATCGGATTGGGCGATGTCGGGCTGGTGGGCGGCAAGACCGCTTCGCTCGGCGAATTGCATTCCGCTCTCGCATCCCAAGGGGTTGCCGTTCCAAACGGCTTCGCCATCACGGCAGACGCCTATCGCGAAGCGCTGTCGCGGGACGGCGTCGCGGACGAGCTTCACCGGCTTCTCGATGGGATCGACAAGAGCAAGATCAAGCAGCTCGCGAGCAAGGCAGCCAAAGCCCGCGAGATCATATACAGGGCGATGGACACGCCACTGTTGCGCGAACAGATCGTGGACGCCTATCGAAAGCTTGAACGCGAGGCCGGGAGCGGGGTCGCCGTCGCCGTACGGAGCTCCGCGACGGCGGAGGATCTACCGACGGCGAGTTTTGCAGGTCAGCACGAAAGCTTTCTCAATGTGCGGGGGCCCAAAGACTTGTTCGAGGCTTGCCGGCGCTGCTTTGCCTCGATTTTCACCGATCGCGCGATCTCATATCGTATCGACAACGGCTTCGATCATTTCAAGGTCGCGCTCTCCGTCGCCGTGATGAAGATGGTCCGTTCCGATCTCGCAGCCAGTGGCGTCATCTTCACGCTCGATACCGAATCCGGCTTTCGAGAGGTGGTCTTCATCACCGGTTGCTACGGGCTCGGCGAGACCATCGTGCAGGGCCAGGTCGACCCGGACGAATTCTACGTTCACAAGCCCACGCTGAGCCAGGGTTATCGTCACGTGCTGCGGCGCCGGCTCGGAGCCAAGCAAATCCGCATGATCTACGGCAAACGTGGCGGTGAGCATGCAACATTGACCCGCAATGTCCCCGACGCAGAGCGCCGGAAGTTCTGCATTTCCGACCAGGACGTGCTCAGCCTTGCCGAGAGCGCGGTTCTGATCGAGGCTCACTATTCCAAACACGCCGGGGTCGCGATGCCGATGGACATCGAATGGGCCAAGGACGGCGCCGACGGAACGCTCTACATCATTCAGGCCCGCCCCGAGACGGTCGCCTCGCGGCGCGCGGCGGACGTCTACGAGACCTACTATCTGAAGGGACGCGGCTCAAACATCGTTACCGGTCGCGCGGTGGGTGAGAAGATCGCGTCGGGACGAACGCGTCGCGTCGTGACTGCGCGCGATCTCGCGGCCTTCAGGCCCGGCGAGATCCTGGTGGCGCCGGCCACCAGCCCGGATTGGGAGCCGGTCATGAAGACCGCGGCCGGCATCATCACCGACAAAGGCGGCCGCACCTGCCATGCCGCCATCATCGCGCGAGAATTGGGCATCCCGGCCGTGGTGGGCACCACACTCGCGACGGAGAAGATCAAGACCGGGACCGAGGTGACGATCTGCTGCGCCGAAGGGGAGGTCGGCAGCGTCTATGAGGGAAAGATTGCTTTCGACGTGACCAGAACGCCGGTCAGCGAGCTTCGGCGGCCACGCACCGCCATCATGGTGAATGTCGGCACGCCGGAGATGGCGTTCCGCACTGCGATGCAGCCGCAGGCCGGGGTCGGCCTCGCCCGCATGGAATTCATCATCAGCGAGCATATCGGCGTTCACCCGATGGCCTTGCTCAAGCCGGACAAGGTCAAGTCAGCCAAGGCGCGCGCCGAGATCGCGCGCCTGGTGAAGGGCTTCACCAGCCCGGCCGATTTCTTCGTTCAGAGACTTGCGGAAGGCGTCGGCACCATCGCCGCGGCATTCTATCCGAAGCCCGTGATCGTGCGGCTTTCCGATTTCAAGACCAACGAGTATGCCAGCCTGATCGGTGGCGAAGGCTTCGAGCCCCGGGAAGAAAACCCGATGCTGGGTTTCCGGGGCGCCTCCCGCTACAGCCATCCTGCCTATGCCGAAGGATTTGCCCTGGAGTGCGCCGCGCTCCGCCGAGTGCGGAACGAGATGGGTCTCTCCAATCTGCGCATCATGGTGCCGTTCTGCCGAACCGTCGAGGAAGCCCGGCGCGTTATCGCGACGATGGCTGCCAATGGACTGCAGCGCGGCGAAGACGGGCTCGAGATCTACGTCATGTGCGAGATTCCGAACAACGTCATCCAGGTCGACGCATTTGCTCAGTTGTTCGATGGCTTCTCGATCGGCTCGAACGACCTCACGCAACTTACGCTGGGGGTCGACCGGGATTCCGATATCGTTGCCTTCGATTTCGACGAGCGCGACCCCGGAATGCTGGAGATGTTCCGACAGGCCGTGGTGGGCGCCAAGCGCAATGGCCGTCATATCGGCATCTGCGGCGAAGCACCTGCGAATTATCCGGAGATTGCGCGATATTTGACGGGACTTGGCATCGACTCGATCAGTGTCAATCCTTCGAGCGTATTTCGCACCATGGCCGTGGTGGCCGACGCCGAAGCCGATCTGCAGAGATCCCCGGCGTGA